In Methylosinus trichosporium OB3b, the sequence ATGTCTCAGCGCGCGCCTCAGCTCCATGTCGACCATGCGTCGCGACAGGCCCAGATCGTCGGCGATTTGCCTCAGCGGCGTTCCCTCGACGCGCGAGGCCAGCAAGATCAGCCGTCGTCGCGGCGTAAGCTCCTCCAGCGCCTGGCGCAACAGCTCCATATCCTGTTGCGCTTCGACGATCCGCGCCGGCCCGGGCGAATCGTCGGCGGCGTCGAGAAAAGCGTCGACCTCGATCCATCGGGCCGAACGTGCGGCTCTGCGCCGCTCGTCGATCGCGATGTTGAAGGCCGTGCGCAGCAGATAGCCGGCCGGATTATGAATGCCTTCGCTTCCCTGCTTTTGACGCAGATGAAGCCAAGTGTCATGCAGCGCCTCGCGCGCGAGCTCTTCGGAGTTCAATCGGCGCGCGAGCTGAGCGCACAGCTCGCCATAGCGATGGACGAACATCTGGCGCAAGGCGGACCAGGCGGTCTCGGTCATGGCGCGTCGCGCCCACGGATGCTCGAGACGACCGTCATGATTTCGCCTATCGATGGTCCGAGAAACCGCAATCACCCGATTGTGCGAGCGGTCGCGGCGAAATGATCATGCTGAGAGGCTGCGCCATGCTTGGCGGAGGGTTCAGCGGAACGCGCAGGCGGCCGAGCGCTTCCACGATCATGAGATCGCGTTGCCGATCGCCCGTCGAGCTCAGCAAGTCCGGCGACATTATTTCGCCCGCCGCGCCGATGCGGAACTGCAGGGCGGCCCTATATTGGCCCGGCTTGGTTTTTTCCCTTTCGCAAAAAACCCGCTGAATCGTGCGCTGCACGAGCGCGAGATAGGGCATATCCGCGGCCTTGAAGTCGCCGGTCCCGCTTTGCGGGTCGGACGGCTCAACCTCGATCCCGAAGGCTCTCCCGGCGCTGAAGACGGCAAGGCCGGTTCCCTCGAGCAGAACGCGGATGGCGACGTCGGGCGCCAGCTCGCCGCTGACCGCCGTCGACCGCCGCTCCTCGGCCAGACGGCTGTCATAGAGAACCATCAGCCCTGTCGCCGCCGAATAGGCGTCGAGCGCATGGGCCAGCGGCTGCGCTGGAATGTCGAAGCTGATAGGGGCGCCATCTCGGCCGACCGGCCGCGCGTCCGTCTGGCCCACAGCGCTCTCGGCCGATCCGAGCGCCGCAACGAGCGACAATGTCGCCAGCCAGCCGACGCGCAAACATTTCACAAGCTTCGTCCTCGTGAGGCCGCATGCTCGTCACCGCCGATCGAAGCCGGCCGGGAACGCCACGCAGCGCCCTACTCCTCAGAACAATCGCAAGTTGTTCCGAGCATGGGTAAAGCGGCAATGTCACAGTTTCGCGACGACGTCGGGGGGACGGTTAAATTAACTGGGTTGCGCTGACCATTGACTATTTCCCATGCGGGAAAGTCCCTTTCCAACGGCGATGCATTGGAAGATCACGATCGAAGGCATGGATGAATTCGACGGGCGCGTCGGCAGATCGAGAGCCTCGGCGGCCGCCCAATCCGTTCAATCTCCAGCCGCGGCTCACCGGCTATGACAACTAGATCTTCGTGCAGGCGGCGGGCGCCGACAAAATCCAGCCGGCGAATCTCGGCTTCGACTTCGAGCTCAGAATTTGAACCCCAGCTTCGCGACCACCGTGCGCGGAGCGCCGGGGTAATAGATGCCGCTGGTGGAGGTCTGTTGATAATAGCTGTTGCTGACCTGGCCGATGTAGGCGGCGTCGAACATGTTCATGCAGGAGAGGCTCGCCGTCATCGTCCCCCAATCGAGCTTGTGCTCATATTGCGTCGTCAGATCGAGGGTCGCGTAACCGGCGAGAGGCTGGAGGCCGGAGGTGTCGCCGGCGCGACTGCCGACGATATGCACGATCGGCGTGATGGTGACCTGCTCGACCCGCAGATTGGCGCCCAGCGTCGAGATCAGATAGGGCACGTTCGGCAATTGCCGGCCCTTCACCCGCGTCGACCGATAGGTCGCCTCCGAAGCGCCTGGGACGATCGGCAAGTCCTCGACGAACTCGGCGCGCTGATAGCCGAACGAGGCGAACATATCGAGATTGTCGATCGGCGAATAATGGGCGAGCGCCTGCGCGCCATAGCTCTGGCTCTCTCCGACATTCTGGCCATACTGCGTGCCGATGCCCGGATCGTAGCTGACGAGCTTGTTGTGGTTGCGCGAATAATAGACGGTCGGCTCGATATAGCCCGAGCCCAGGGCGCCCGAGTAGGACCAGCGTAGGCCGAGGTCGAACAGCGTCGATGTTTCGGGCCGGATCGAACGCCACAATTGGTCGGCGGTGATTCCCTTGGCGAGGAAGGCTGCTGAATTCTGCTGGAAGACTGGCCAAGCGTCGTAGCCCGGCCCGCCATAGCCGCCGCCGCCGCTGAATTTGATCTGCAGATCCTCGGTCAACTCATAGGTGAGCCCGCCATAGGGCACGAATGTGCCGATGGTGAAGGCGGAAACGCTGCGATTTGCTATTTTGCCGGACGACAGAGCGAGCGCCGCATCATAAGAGACGTCGCCTATGCCGACGGAATTATATTCGTCGATTCCGGCCATGCGCTCCCAGATGTAGCGCCCGCCCGCCTCGACATGGAGAGGCCCGAAGTCACGGCTCGCAAGGCCATAGGCCACGTCGAACATATGCGGCGACGTTTGTCGGGCGAGGATCGGCCAAGCGGCGTTGGTGAGGCCGCCGAGCGCATTGGGGGTGAACATTTGCCAGGCGGTCGGCGGGCCGGGCGCGTTCTGTACGCCGTGCCAATAGCCGAACGTCGCCTCTGTTCCGAGAACGCGCGTCTGCAATTCGCTCGTCACGCCCCAGGTGTCGTGATCGAGGAGCCATTTACGGACTTTTCCGTTGGCCATGCCGTCGAGATAATAGCCGTCCTCGCGGAAATAATATGGCTTGACGACGAGCCGCGTCGCTTCGTCGAAACGCAGCGTCATCTCGGAAAGAGCGAGCCAGGAATTGAAATGTTGGAGGTTGTAGCCGTAGTAATTGACCATCGTACTCGGAACTGCGCCTGGAGTGGCGGCGAAATCGAAGCGCCGGTAGAGCCCGAGATTGCTCGCCTGCGCATAAGTGAGTCCATCGTAAGTGTTGGCGTCCAGGCTGGTCTTGGCGACGAAGACTTTCGCTTCGAAATTGTCGGCCGGCTTGGTGTCGATCCCGATCGCGAAGCCGGATTTGCCTTGCGGGGCCTTGCCGACGCCGCGCCACTTGTCGGCGTCGGTCCAGGAGCCGGAGACGAAGGCCTTGGTCGTGCCGTTCAATATCTCGCCGGTGTCGACGCGAGCGAATGTGCGCAGAAAGGAGAAGGAGCCGACGCTCTGGGAGATTTCGCCGCCCATTTTTTCCGCCGGCCAGCGCAGGCGGCTGTCGAAGGTTCCGCCGACTGTGAAATATGAGTTCACATTGGAGGGTATCGGGCCTTGCCGCAGGACGAGCCTGTCCAGATTCTCGTTGTCGACGAGCCAAGTCGCGCCAGGACCGGGATCGATTCCCGAGACCGGAAGGCCTTCGATCAATCCGATGCTGTTGCCGTGTTGGCTGAGCTCGCCGCGAATGCGCACGCCCTTGTTGCCGCCGGAGAGGTTGGCGAGGCCGTAAGGATCGATCGCTGGCGCATCGACGGAGGGCAGGAAGGAGATGCCACGAATGGGATTGGTTCCGCCCCAGCCGCTGGCGAGATCGAGGCCCTGACGGTCGACGGCATAGGAGGTCGAGGGGGCGTTGGAGGCGGGACCGACAATGGCGTTTTTCGGCTTCGGCTTCAGCTTCTGCGCCGGCTTCTCGGATCCGACCGATATTTCCGGCAGCGTCATATATTGCTGCCCTATCGCGTTATCGCCGGCGGCAAAGCACAGGAGAATCGAGCCGCTGGCGAGGAGCCTTCTCCGAAAGCGTGAATAGTTGCGGTTTGCTGCGCTCGACGTGAGAAATGCCATAATGACGTCGCCCCCTCCTCGGCCGGATCGCGATCGCTCGGCTCGATATATAAAACTATTACATAAATTGTCCGACCTCGGCCGACAAGCCGAATATCTCGGCAATGTGCCCCACGAACGCGATTTCTGAAGCTTGTTTAGGCGGCTGCGCCTCGCCGCAACTATAGATCGAATATCGAGCCTTGCTCGCGCGCGTCGTTCGATTCACTGAAAACTCTTCGCCTTCTTGATCCCTACGACCCATATGCCTTTTTCGACGGGCCGGAGCGGCAGGACGGCCGCGCCGGCGGCGAGCTGCGGGCGAAGCCGGCCTTGGGTGTCGATCCCGTCGCCCGGAGCCGGAACCTCGGGGTCGGTTTCGTCTCTTGGATCGAACTTGACGAGAAGCTCGCCTCTGGCGCTGGCGATTCCCATCCCAACGCGAACTCGAATTCGAGGAAGGTCATCGCCGCGAAATGCGCAGGTTCGTTGCTTTGGCGTGCTGTTGGATCAGGGAAGGTCGAGCCAGGATGAGATGCGCTCGACCCATCGTCGTGCCGATCAGGCGCTCGATGTGTCCGCCATAGTGAGGCGCGCGCGTGCAGGCCGTTTTCAGGCGGCTTCGGATCCGTCCGCGAAGCGTAGCGCCGCTCTCAGCCCGGCGCGATCTTTCCTGTTGGTCAACATGAGCCGCCAACCGAGCCGAAGCGCCGCCAGCTCGACGATGGACAAGCCCAATCCCGCGCCTGTCGCGCTCTTGCGTCGACCACGGAAAAAGCGACGAACGGCCAAGGGCAGCTCGTCCTCTGGAATGCCGGGCCCCTCGTCCTCGATCACAATGCAACGCGGCTCGTTCTCGTAACCCCATGAGATCACGCCGGACGGCGACACGTATTGGAGCGCGTTCTCGTGCAGGTTCCGCAGAGCGACGGTCAGGATCTCGCGATTCGAGAACACGTTCGTCCTGTGCAGCTCCGGATCGATGCGGATGAAAACGCTGTCGTTCTTCGGTTGTGACGAGGCGACGATCTCATCGAGTATCTCGCCGAGATTGACATGCTCGGACGCCATGGCCTGATGGGCCTCCGCATCGAGCGTGGCCAGCGTGAGAAGCTGGCGGATCAAGCGCGTCGTGCGATCCGCCGACACCAGGATTTGCAGCAGCGCGCCTTCTCTGACAGCGGGATCGGCGGCGGCGAGCGCGATCTGAGCCTGCGTCTTGAGGCCCGCGAGCGGCGTGCGTAGCTCATGGGCGGCGAAAGCCGTCAATTCGCGGTCGTGCCGAAGCGCGGCGTCGAGATTGGCGAGGAGCCCGTTGAGCGCCTCCATCAGCGGGCGCACCTCCGAAGGCGCCAGCGCGGCGTCGACAGGCGTCATGTCGTCAGCGGCGCGATCGCGCAATTGCTCCGCCATGATCCTCAGCGGACGCAGCTCGAGCCGCAGGCTCAGCCAGAGCGCAGCGCTTAGCACCGGAATGACCAGCAATGCCGGCACGACAAGTCCGGCGACGAGATCATGGACGAGATGATCACGCATGCCGACGCGGTCGCCGACCATGACTCGCACGCCCTTTGCCGTGTCTTCGGCGGTGTAGACGCGCCACGACTCGCCTTCGACGACATGTTCGGAAAACCCCGAATCGGCGAATGCCAGCCGTCCCTTCGGCGCGCCGCTCGAATGGGCGATGAGCCGTCCGTCGAGCGACCAGATCTGGCACGAGAGCACGCGCTCGTAGCCGGGGCTGGCCGCCGCGTCGATCACGTCGGCGGAGAGCAGCGCGCCGCCGGAGACCAGCGACGCGACCATCTTGGCGGATTCGCGAAGACGGTTGTCGAAGGCGCGCTCGAACTCGGCCTTGCTGCCGATATAGACCCAGAAGGTCGCGCACAGCCAGATCACGCAGGTCGCCGTGAGCAGAACGACGAACAGTCGAGCGCGCAACGAGCTCATTTCGGCCGCCGCATGCGATAGCCGAGGCCGCGGATCGTTTCTATGGCGTCGCGTCCGAGCTTGGCGCGCAGATTGTGGATATGGACCTCTACCGCATTGCTCTCCACCTCTTCCCCCCAACCATAGATGCGATCCTCGATCTCGCTCTTCGAGCGAATGCGGGCAGGCTGCTCCATCAGCATCGCGAGCACCGAAAATTCGCGGCGGGACAGATTTACGGGCGCGCCGTCGAGCGAGAGCGACATGTCGGCTGGATCGAGCACGATGCCGCCGAGCGTGAGGCTGGGCGTCGCACGGCCGTCGCGCCGTCGCACGATGGCGCGGATGCGCGCGGCGAGCTCGTCGAGATCGAAAGGCTTGCCGAGATAATCGTCGGCGCCCGCGTCGAGCCCCTCGATGCGATCGACAACCTCGTCGAGCGCGGTCAACAGCAGCACAGGCAGATTGTCGCCGCAGCGGCGCAGTTCCGCGAGGATTTCGATCCCAGAACCGTCCGGCAGCATCAAATCGAGCACAACGGCGTCAAAGCCCGGCGACGCGAGAGCCGCGCGCGCGTCGGCGCAAGTCGAAACGCTGTCCACCGAATTGCCCGCGAGCTCGAGACCGACCTTCAGGCCGTTCGCGAGCACGTCGTCGTCTTCCACGATCAGAATCCGCATCCGAGGCGCCTCCCGCTTCTGCCTGCGGCTCCCAGCTTAAGGTTGCCTTAAGGTGAGCGTCCAACAAAAACGTGACCTATCGATGAGGGACGCCACGCGTGGTTGTGTCGCAAATTTTGTCTACGGACGCGACACCGGCGTCTGAGAGTGACGCGGCTCACGCCACGAGGGCATAGAACTGCTGCGCTGGACGCAATTCGCCTGTCGTTCGCAGCTGCCCCTTGCGGATCATATGCATGAGCTCGATCCCGGAAAGTGTCGCGGCAGCCGATCGAAATGATTTGAAACCCAACATCGGCCGCGTCACTCGCTTCACCGCTCGATGGTCCTGTTCGACAATATTGTTGAGATATTTGATGCGGCGGATTTCGATGTCCGCTTCATGCTCCGCATTGTAGCGTTCGATCGCGGCCGTGTTGGCGCCGCTCTTGTCGATCGTGATCTTCTCCGGCTCGCCATGCTGGCCGATCGCCTTGCGCAAGAAGCGCAACGCGGCTTTGCAGTCCCTCTTGGCCGTCAGCAGGAAATCCACCGTCCCGCCTGCCTTGTCGACCGCCCGATACAGATATTTCCAGCAGCCTTTGACTTTCACGTAGGTCTCATCGAGACGCCAGCTGGATCCGATCGAGCGCTTGCGAGTGTGGAACTGTTTCTCCAGCAAAGGAGCATACTTGACGACCCAGCGGTTGAGCGTCGAATGGTCGACTTCGACACCTCGCTCTTCCATCATTTCCTCGAGTTGACGATAGCTCATCGGATACGCCACATACCAGCGGACGCCCCACAGAATCACGTCGCGTTCAAAATGGCTGCCCTTGAAATCAATCATCGCACTCGTCCGCCAGCTCCACTACCGGCAA encodes:
- a CDS encoding RNA polymerase sigma factor, which produces MTETAWSALRQMFVHRYGELCAQLARRLNSEELAREALHDTWLHLRQKQGSEGIHNPAGYLLRTAFNIAIDERRRAARSARWIEVDAFLDAADDSPGPARIVEAQQDMELLRQALEELTPRRRLILLASRVEGTPLRQIADDLGLSRRMVDMELRRALRHCAMRLRRAGK
- a CDS encoding STN domain-containing protein; the protein is MKCLRVGWLATLSLVAALGSAESAVGQTDARPVGRDGAPISFDIPAQPLAHALDAYSAATGLMVLYDSRLAEERRSTAVSGELAPDVAIRVLLEGTGLAVFSAGRAFGIEVEPSDPQSGTGDFKAADMPYLALVQRTIQRVFCEREKTKPGQYRAALQFRIGAAGEIMSPDLLSSTGDRQRDLMIVEALGRLRVPLNPPPSMAQPLSMIISPRPLAQSGDCGFSDHR
- a CDS encoding TonB-dependent receptor, encoding MTLPEISVGSEKPAQKLKPKPKNAIVGPASNAPSTSYAVDRQGLDLASGWGGTNPIRGISFLPSVDAPAIDPYGLANLSGGNKGVRIRGELSQHGNSIGLIEGLPVSGIDPGPGATWLVDNENLDRLVLRQGPIPSNVNSYFTVGGTFDSRLRWPAEKMGGEISQSVGSFSFLRTFARVDTGEILNGTTKAFVSGSWTDADKWRGVGKAPQGKSGFAIGIDTKPADNFEAKVFVAKTSLDANTYDGLTYAQASNLGLYRRFDFAATPGAVPSTMVNYYGYNLQHFNSWLALSEMTLRFDEATRLVVKPYYFREDGYYLDGMANGKVRKWLLDHDTWGVTSELQTRVLGTEATFGYWHGVQNAPGPPTAWQMFTPNALGGLTNAAWPILARQTSPHMFDVAYGLASRDFGPLHVEAGGRYIWERMAGIDEYNSVGIGDVSYDAALALSSGKIANRSVSAFTIGTFVPYGGLTYELTEDLQIKFSGGGGYGGPGYDAWPVFQQNSAAFLAKGITADQLWRSIRPETSTLFDLGLRWSYSGALGSGYIEPTVYYSRNHNKLVSYDPGIGTQYGQNVGESQSYGAQALAHYSPIDNLDMFASFGYQRAEFVEDLPIVPGASEATYRSTRVKGRQLPNVPYLISTLGANLRVEQVTITPIVHIVGSRAGDTSGLQPLAGYATLDLTTQYEHKLDWGTMTASLSCMNMFDAAYIGQVSNSYYQQTSTSGIYYPGAPRTVVAKLGFKF
- a CDS encoding ATP-binding protein codes for the protein MSSLRARLFVVLLTATCVIWLCATFWVYIGSKAEFERAFDNRLRESAKMVASLVSGGALLSADVIDAAASPGYERVLSCQIWSLDGRLIAHSSGAPKGRLAFADSGFSEHVVEGESWRVYTAEDTAKGVRVMVGDRVGMRDHLVHDLVAGLVVPALLVIPVLSAALWLSLRLELRPLRIMAEQLRDRAADDMTPVDAALAPSEVRPLMEALNGLLANLDAALRHDRELTAFAAHELRTPLAGLKTQAQIALAAADPAVREGALLQILVSADRTTRLIRQLLTLATLDAEAHQAMASEHVNLGEILDEIVASSQPKNDSVFIRIDPELHRTNVFSNREILTVALRNLHENALQYVSPSGVISWGYENEPRCIVIEDEGPGIPEDELPLAVRRFFRGRRKSATGAGLGLSIVELAALRLGWRLMLTNRKDRAGLRAALRFADGSEAA
- a CDS encoding response regulator codes for the protein MRILIVEDDDVLANGLKVGLELAGNSVDSVSTCADARAALASPGFDAVVLDLMLPDGSGIEILAELRRCGDNLPVLLLTALDEVVDRIEGLDAGADDYLGKPFDLDELAARIRAIVRRRDGRATPSLTLGGIVLDPADMSLSLDGAPVNLSRREFSVLAMLMEQPARIRSKSEIEDRIYGWGEEVESNAVEVHIHNLRAKLGRDAIETIRGLGYRMRRPK
- a CDS encoding IS6 family transposase, producing the protein MIDFKGSHFERDVILWGVRWYVAYPMSYRQLEEMMEERGVEVDHSTLNRWVVKYAPLLEKQFHTRKRSIGSSWRLDETYVKVKGCWKYLYRAVDKAGGTVDFLLTAKRDCKAALRFLRKAIGQHGEPEKITIDKSGANTAAIERYNAEHEADIEIRRIKYLNNIVEQDHRAVKRVTRPMLGFKSFRSAAATLSGIELMHMIRKGQLRTTGELRPAQQFYALVA